Part of the candidate division KSB1 bacterium genome is shown below.
TTTCAAGGAATGTTTGAAATTTCTCGGACGCTCTAATCAAGAGAGACTGCATTTTATCGAAAATGATAAGATTCGCAAACTTCTGAAGTTGTACGATAAAAAAATACTTTTAGAATTAAGCTGCCCGGCCAACAATGTGATTAAAGTCACATTCCTGAATTCAGTGAGCGAAGATTCGGCGAAAATCTTCATCAAAAATTATGTGCGGGAATGGTTTGATCTCGAAACTGATTTAGCGCTGTTTTACAAAATCGCCGCCCAGGATAACTTGTTGAAAAATCTGGTGAGCCGGTTTTATGGTCTGCGGTTGATCAAAATCCACGATTTGTTTCAAGCGCTCTGTTGGGCCATTTTAGGGCAGCAGATTAATCTGACGTTTGCTTACACTTTGTACCGGCGTTTTATTGAAAACTACGGGGAAAAATCAAGCTACGAGAATCGAGATTACTGGCTTTTCCCAACTTCGGAAATTATTGCAAAGCTTTCGGTTGCTGAATTAATGAAACTGCAGTTTACCGGGAAAAAATCTGAGTATATAATCGGCTTGGCTGAACAAATTGCAGCAGGCAATTTATCAAAAGAAAGTTTGTTAGAGAAAAACGATTACAATGAAGCAAAAAACGCTTTGGTCAAAATTCGCGGCATTGGTCCCTGGACAGCCAATTATGTGCTCATGCGATGCCTTGGCGATCCGTCGGCATTTCCGATTGAGGATATTGGTCTGCACAACGCAATCAAGCTGCAGCTCAATTTAAAGCAAAAACCGACCCTCGAAGAAATCAGAAAACTCGCTGCCGGCTGGACCAACTGGCAAGCTTATGCAACTTTTTATTTATACAGGTCTTTGTTATGAACCCAACGACCAGCGCTTTT
Proteins encoded:
- a CDS encoding DNA-3-methyladenine glycosylase 2 family protein, producing MYSSTVSIPAPKEFDFKECLKFLGRSNQERLHFIENDKIRKLLKLYDKKILLELSCPANNVIKVTFLNSVSEDSAKIFIKNYVREWFDLETDLALFYKIAAQDNLLKNLVSRFYGLRLIKIHDLFQALCWAILGQQINLTFAYTLYRRFIENYGEKSSYENRDYWLFPTSEIIAKLSVAELMKLQFTGKKSEYIIGLAEQIAAGNLSKESLLEKNDYNEAKNALVKIRGIGPWTANYVLMRCLGDPSAFPIEDIGLHNAIKLQLNLKQKPTLEEIRKLAAGWTNWQAYATFYLYRSLL